Part of the Bacillus cabrialesii genome is shown below.
ATTATGTCTAATGGAAAAGATGTAGTGAAGATTCCAATCCGTTCACTGGATGAGTATAAAATCCGTTATAACTATGATAAAAATAAACATGTAGGGCAGGGAGAAGGCGACAGCCAGGTTGGAGATATTGTGGCCCGGGATGGATCCGACAAGAAACAGGGGCCTGGAAAAGGGCAAGGCGCCGGTGATCAGGCGGGCGAAGATTATTATGAAGCAGAAGTTTCATTAATGGATTTAGAAGAAGCGCTTTTTAAGGAATTAGAACTTCCGAATCTCCAGCAAAAAGAGCGGGACAATATCATTCATACAGATATTGAATTTAATGATATCCGTAAAACAGGGTTAACCGGTAATATTGATAAGAAAAGAACGATGATGTCGGCTTTTAAGCGAAACGCGATGTCAGGGAAGCCGTCGTTCTATCCGATTTACCCGGAGGATCTGAAATATAAGACGTGGAATGACATAACAAAACCCGAGTCAAAAGCCGTCGTATTAGCAATGATGGATACAAGCGGCAGTATGGGTGTCTGGGAAAAATACATGGCCAGAAGCTTCTTTTTCTGGATGACCCGGTTTTTGCGGACGAAATATGAGACTGTAGAAATTGAATTTATTGCCCATCATACAGAAGCAAAAGTCGTATCGGAAGAGGACTTCTTTTCGAAGGGAGAAAGCGGCGGAACCATCTGTTCTTCAGTTTACCGAAAGTCGCTTGAGCTGATTGATGAAAAGTACAATCCCGCCCGCTATAATATTTATCCATTTCATTTTTCTGACGGTGACAACCTGACATCTGACAACGCGCGCTGTGTGAAGCTGGTCAATGATATTATGAAGAAAGCGAATCTATTCTGTTACGGCGAGGTCAATCAGTATAACAGGCATTCAACGTTAATGTCCGCATACAAAAATGTGAAAGACGAGAAATTTAAGTACTATATTTTAAAACAGAAATCTGATGTATTTCAGGCTCTGAAGAACTTTTTCAGAAATGAAGAGTCTGGCGTAAGCCATCAATATTCGTAATGAGAAGCCCATTCCAGGGCTTTTTTTTATTTAAAAAAAGCAAGAAAACGTTTGCGAAAAAAATACGGGAAAAAAAGAAATTTTTCCTTTGACAAATCTTCTTTCATTTATTAATATTTTATCTTGTGAACTATTATTGAGGAATGAGGTGAAAAGGAGTTGACTGAATCAGAACGTGCTTTGCTCACTTTTGAACAGCTCTTCGATACGTCTCGGGCGATTTATAAAAAACAGAAGAAGATATTGGAGATTGTGCTTGAGCCTTTTGATATTACAGTCCTTCAATATTTGCTGATGTTTAAAATTCATCAAAGCGGAAGCACGCCGCTAAGCAAGCTGGCGATGTCGCTTGATCTTAAGCCCGCTTCTGTGACGCGGATGACAGATATCCTGTATAAGCGCCAATTGATGAATCGGTATGACAGTCCGGATGACCGCCGTATCGTTATGATTCAGTTAACCGAAGAGGGGGAAGAACTATTAAACAACGCCGCTGTGAACTATGCAAAAATGGGGGCGAGCTTGTATCAAAAGCTTGATACATCCCAGCTTCAATATTTGCGTAAGCTTGCCGGAAGCCTGTCAAAGCTGGCTGAAGGATGCTCAGAAAAAAGCGGTAATTAAAAACTTCCCACATATTTTCACCAGCTTTCCGCAAAATGATAGAGGATGAAACGAAAGGAGAAAACAAAATGAACAGAGGACGTTTAATTCTGACCAACATTATCGGTTTGATTGTTGTTCTTGCAATTATAGGCGGAGGTGCTTATTACTATTATCAAAGCACAAACTTTGTAAAAACAGACGAAGCGAAAGTAGCCGGCGATATGGCTGCTATCACAGCTCCAGCAGCTGGTAAAGTTTCTGACTGGGATCTTGAAGAAGGAAAAACAGTTAAAAAAGGCGACACAGTAGCAAAAATCAAAGGTGAACAATCTGTTGACGTAAAATCCATCATGGACGGAACGATTGTGAAAAACGAAGTGAAAAACGGTCAAACAGTACAGGCTGGCACAACTATTGCACAAACAATTGACATGGATCACCTTTACATCACTGCAAATATTAAAGAAACAGAAATTGCTGATATTGAAAATGGCGACAAAGTAGACATCGTGGTTGACGGAGATCCTGATACTACATTTGACGGTACAGTAGAAGAAATCGGATATGCGACAAACTCAACTTTTGATATGCTTCCATCTTCTAACTCAAGCGGTAACTACACAAAAGTAACACAAAAAGTTCCTGTTAAAATTTCTATTAGCAACCCATCTTCAAAAGTGCTTCCTGGTATGAACGCAACTGTTAAAATTTCTGAATAAAACAGGTCAGTCATCAAACCATGAAAGGAGGTTGTCTTAGATGGCTACAGGCAAAGAAAATAATGCAAAAAGCCCTATGACATTGCTGTTTGTGCTAATGGCGGGGCTGTTTCTGGCAATACTTAACCAAACGCTGCTTAACGTTGCAATGCCGCACTTAATGACTGAATTTGGTGTAAGTGCAACGACGATTCAGTGGCTCACAACAGGTTACATGCTTGTTAACGGCGTTTTGATTCCGTTATCTGCCTTCCTGATTACACGGTTTGGCCAACGGAGTCTCTTTCTCGTCGCCATGTTCTGTTTTACGCTCGGTACGTTAGTCTGCGGTATCGCACCTAACTTCTCTACAATGCTGATCGGACGTTTGATTCAGGCCGTGGGCGGAGGAATCTTGCAGCCGCTCGTTATGACAACCATTCTGTTAATCTTCCCGCCTGAAAGCAGGGGGAAAGGAATGGGGATCTTCGGACTTGCGATGATGTTTGCTCCGGCGGTCGGTCCGACTCTTTCCGGATGGATCATTGAGCATTACACATGGCGCATTATGTTTTACGGACTTGTGCCGATTGGCGCAATTGTAATTATCGTGGCTTTCTTCATCTTTAAAAATCTGGTGGAGCCGCAAAAAATCAAACTCGATACGCTTGGAGCGATTCTTTCGATTGTCGGATTCGCCTCCTTATTATACGGAGTCAGTGAAGCGGGATCTGACGGCTGGACTGACCCGATTGTCCTGTCTACAGTTATTATAGGTGTCATTGCGATCGTTGCTTTTGTTATTCAGCAATTGCGTCATGATGATCCGATGCTTGATTTCAGAGTGTTTAAATACGACATTTTCTCACTTTCAAGTGTCATTAACATCGTTATTACTGTAGCACTATACACTGGTATGTTCCTGCTGCCGATTTATCTTCAAAACCTGGTCGGCTTTACGGCTCTTCAATCCGGTTTGCTTCTGCTTCCGGGTGCGATCGTCATGCTGATCATGTCACCGATCTCCGGTATTTTGTTTGATAAATTCGGTCCGAGACCGCTTGCGATTATCGGGCTTCTCGTGACAGTGGTGACAACATATCAATATACGCAATTAACGATTGATACACCATATACATTGATCATGCTGATCTATTCAGTCCGTGCATTCGGTATGTCACTCTTAATGATGCCGGTTATGACAGCGGGTATGAACCAGCTTCCTGCCCGCCTGAACAGCCACGGTACGGCGATGAGCAACACGCTTCGCCAAATCAGCGGATCAATCGGTACAAGTTTAATTACGACAATTTATACAAACCGTACGACGTTCCATTATTCACAAATTGCAGATAAAACAAGCACGGCGGACCCGAACTTCCTCCATGCATTCCAAAATGCAGTTACGAATTTAATGGTGAATATGAACATGTCTTATGACACAGCGAAAACGTATGTTTTCTCTCATCTTTACAAACATGCGTCGCTTGATTCAAACGTGATGGGGATTAATGATGCCTTTATGTGGGCAACTATATTCTGTGTGTTTGGCTTGATTCTGGCTCTATTCCTGCGTGATGTCAGAAAAGATAAAGCGCGTGCGGAGAAAAAGAAACAAGAGGAGCTTTCATTGCTTCCGGCTCCTAAAGAAGTGAAGGAATCTTAATCTGTACAGGGAGGTTTCCTGAATGAAAATTTATGTAGTGTATGACAGTGAAGGTGAACATACTAAGGTTCTTGCAGAAGCGATTGCTGAAGGTGCAAGAGAAAACGAAGCGGCTGAGGTATTGATCGACCATGTTGATCAAGCGGATATCCGCAAGCTGAAAGATATGGATGCGATTATTTGGGGATGCCCGGGGCATTTCGGAACAATCAGCTCCGGTCTTAAAGCTTGGATCGACAGACTTGGCTACTTATGGGCTGAAGGCGAACTGATCAACAAAGTCGGTGCTGTTTTCTGCACAACGGCAACAACACACGGCGGCTTGGAAATGACAATGCACAACTTAATCACGCCGATGTTCCACCAAGGCATGATCGTTGTCGGCCTGCCTGGAAACGTACCTGAAAACGCACTGTACGGCTCTTATTACGGAGCGGGTGTCACTTGTCCGGTTGACAGTGATGAGTTAATGTCCGAGGAAGGTATTCAGCTTGGACGCGCTTTAGGAAGACGCGTCAGCCAAGTCACAGGAAACCTAACATCAGGACAGTAAGGAGAGGTTGAAATGGCCATTATTATAGCAATTATTGCTGCTGTTATTGTCATTGCGGCTCTTATTACATTCAACGTCCGCAACGCCTCTCCTGGGCCCGAGAAGCAAGAAACAACCGAAAGAATCGCCCCTCCAGAAGAGGATAAAAACGAAGCGCAATACCCTGCTGAAGCAAGGGCTGCCGAGCATTCGCCAGCCGTTGTGAACAACGATTCTCCAAAAGAGAAACGAAACACAATGGGTGATGATATTTACAGGCAGGCGCTGCAAAAGTTTAAGCATTCTGATGAAGATCAGGCAGAAGAAGAGGTCACTGAGGAAAGTGACAAAATGCAGGACAGCAGCTATCGTGATGCGCTGCTCTCCATGAAAAATAAGAAGAAGTAATGAAAAGGCAAATCCGTTTACTCATGGCGGATTTGCCTTTTTTGCTGTTTATATGTTTTTTTATCAAATAAATCTATGGAAATACTATTTTAGACTTTGATCCAGTACTATTGTTACTCATCATGCACTGAAAAAGCATGGGGAGAATTTCAGCAATATTGTCCACAGAACTTTTGTTTTAACAACCGAATAATTAACAAAGTAAATTTATGGATTTTGGTTTTTAGATATTTGAGAAAAATCAATTATGTTAAATTTACCATATATGGTAATATATAAATTAACATCATGTTTAATACAAATTATAATTATTTTTACAGAAAGGAGGAGTGAATATGAAAAAAATAGTAATAACTATTAGTCTAATTCTGATTTGTGCATTTGTTGGTGTATCCTCAGTTTCTGCTTCAACAGTTGAACCAATTGAACGGGTGAACTTTGAAAATGCAAAAGAATCATCTGAAATGAAACCAGAGTACCTACCTGCACTTGCTGCAATTGGACAAGCTGCCAGAGTAGCTGAAGCTGGAGTAAAAGCAGCCGGTCAAGTAGCTAAGTGGGGATCAGCAGCCTTTGGTGCAGGGTTTTTAGGGGCCGCAGGAGCAGATGCATATAAAAAAGCTACAGGATCATCGTCAAATTCTGAGTATGTACCAGAAGACGCAGAAGTATTATTCGACTGATCTGAAAATGTAGAACATAAAAAGGAGCCTCCACCTCAGTAGTGAGGTTCCTTTTAAGGAGGGGGGAATGTTAAAAATGAAAAAAGTTTTCTTTATTGTGGTATGTATTTTATTTGTTTTTCATTTTTCGGTAACTGCTTTTTATGTTCTTCCATTTAATCCAATTAAAAATAAACTTAATGCTCATATAATTTCATATATGCATCCGTTTTTCGCGCAAAACTGGCAACTTTTTGCTCCCAACCCTTTATCCAGGGATACATACGTTAATATCCAAGTGCGAGATAAGAACGGTAAAGAATCTGAATGGATTGATATTTCAACTCCATTATACGATGCAAATCATAAAAATAGACTTTCACCTGTAAATACTTTAGTAAGACTTGGAACAGGTGCTTATATGCAAACAGTAAATGAAAATGAGCTAATGAATAAAATTGAATTAAAAAAATCGATGAAGAATCGAAATTCAGAGAGTCAGAAAAATAAAGCTAAAGAATTAACAGATCATCAGAAAGACGGCATACAAATGTTATATAACCTTGGGCAACATTATGCAAAAATCTATTTTAAAAACCAAGATATAGAAGAGCTGAGAGTTAGAGTGTTAAGAATAGAACCTATACCGTTTTCAAAGCGAAACAATCAAGATTATGAAAGAAAACAAACTTATATTACATATGATTGGGAGAAAGACTATAGTTAAAAGAAGCGGGGGATA
Proteins encoded:
- a CDS encoding DUF5819 family protein; this translates as MLKMKKVFFIVVCILFVFHFSVTAFYVLPFNPIKNKLNAHIISYMHPFFAQNWQLFAPNPLSRDTYVNIQVRDKNGKESEWIDISTPLYDANHKNRLSPVNTLVRLGTGAYMQTVNENELMNKIELKKSMKNRNSESQKNKAKELTDHQKDGIQMLYNLGQHYAKIYFKNQDIEELRVRVLRIEPIPFSKRNNQDYERKQTYITYDWEKDYS
- a CDS encoding NAD(P)H-dependent oxidoreductase, whose product is MKIYVVYDSEGEHTKVLAEAIAEGARENEAAEVLIDHVDQADIRKLKDMDAIIWGCPGHFGTISSGLKAWIDRLGYLWAEGELINKVGAVFCTTATTHGGLEMTMHNLITPMFHQGMIVVGLPGNVPENALYGSYYGAGVTCPVDSDELMSEEGIQLGRALGRRVSQVTGNLTSGQ
- the yhbH gene encoding sporulation protein YhbH, whose amino-acid sequence is MSQNDSGHFLISEENWSLHRKGFDDQQRHQKKVQEAIKNNLPDLVTEESIIMSNGKDVVKIPIRSLDEYKIRYNYDKNKHVGQGEGDSQVGDIVARDGSDKKQGPGKGQGAGDQAGEDYYEAEVSLMDLEEALFKELELPNLQQKERDNIIHTDIEFNDIRKTGLTGNIDKKRTMMSAFKRNAMSGKPSFYPIYPEDLKYKTWNDITKPESKAVVLAMMDTSGSMGVWEKYMARSFFFWMTRFLRTKYETVEIEFIAHHTEAKVVSEEDFFSKGESGGTICSSVYRKSLELIDEKYNPARYNIYPFHFSDGDNLTSDNARCVKLVNDIMKKANLFCYGEVNQYNRHSTLMSAYKNVKDEKFKYYILKQKSDVFQALKNFFRNEESGVSHQYS
- a CDS encoding MFS transporter → MATGKENNAKSPMTLLFVLMAGLFLAILNQTLLNVAMPHLMTEFGVSATTIQWLTTGYMLVNGVLIPLSAFLITRFGQRSLFLVAMFCFTLGTLVCGIAPNFSTMLIGRLIQAVGGGILQPLVMTTILLIFPPESRGKGMGIFGLAMMFAPAVGPTLSGWIIEHYTWRIMFYGLVPIGAIVIIVAFFIFKNLVEPQKIKLDTLGAILSIVGFASLLYGVSEAGSDGWTDPIVLSTVIIGVIAIVAFVIQQLRHDDPMLDFRVFKYDIFSLSSVINIVITVALYTGMFLLPIYLQNLVGFTALQSGLLLLPGAIVMLIMSPISGILFDKFGPRPLAIIGLLVTVVTTYQYTQLTIDTPYTLIMLIYSVRAFGMSLLMMPVMTAGMNQLPARLNSHGTAMSNTLRQISGSIGTSLITTIYTNRTTFHYSQIADKTSTADPNFLHAFQNAVTNLMVNMNMSYDTAKTYVFSHLYKHASLDSNVMGINDAFMWATIFCVFGLILALFLRDVRKDKARAEKKKQEELSLLPAPKEVKES
- a CDS encoding MarR family transcriptional regulator, with the protein product MTESERALLTFEQLFDTSRAIYKKQKKILEIVLEPFDITVLQYLLMFKIHQSGSTPLSKLAMSLDLKPASVTRMTDILYKRQLMNRYDSPDDRRIVMIQLTEEGEELLNNAAVNYAKMGASLYQKLDTSQLQYLRKLAGSLSKLAEGCSEKSGN
- a CDS encoding HlyD family secretion protein; this translates as MIEDETKGENKMNRGRLILTNIIGLIVVLAIIGGGAYYYYQSTNFVKTDEAKVAGDMAAITAPAAGKVSDWDLEEGKTVKKGDTVAKIKGEQSVDVKSIMDGTIVKNEVKNGQTVQAGTTIAQTIDMDHLYITANIKETEIADIENGDKVDIVVDGDPDTTFDGTVEEIGYATNSTFDMLPSSNSSGNYTKVTQKVPVKISISNPSSKVLPGMNATVKISE